A genomic segment from Sorangium aterium encodes:
- a CDS encoding AraC family transcriptional regulator, whose product MNLAALAELAARQLPRPNGRASQYVRPLKNLGILRHHQPTSFEAAVYEPVMGLVLQGRKETVLGADSFPMGVGECLLISHDLPVIARVTKAPYLVLLFDVELDTLRDLYEAMADSLPSAAQPRSLAVHTCDAKLVDALHRYLALAGARTDAAVLGPLVSREIHYRLATASFGGMLRDLIRHDSHASAIARAIAQLRRDFRSPVEIPRLARSVGMSASSFHKHFKAITALSPLQYRKGLQLLEARRLLRAGTISVSAAAFDVGYESAAQFSRDYARKFGVSPKHDLPAGLLPRGASR is encoded by the coding sequence ATGAACCTCGCGGCTCTCGCCGAGCTCGCCGCGCGCCAGCTCCCTCGCCCGAACGGCCGCGCTAGCCAGTACGTGCGACCGCTGAAGAACCTCGGTATCCTCCGGCACCACCAGCCGACCTCGTTCGAAGCCGCGGTCTACGAGCCGGTCATGGGCCTTGTCCTCCAGGGGCGAAAAGAAACGGTGCTGGGAGCCGATTCGTTTCCGATGGGCGTCGGCGAGTGTCTGCTCATCAGCCACGACCTTCCGGTGATCGCGCGCGTCACGAAGGCCCCGTACCTCGTGCTGCTCTTCGATGTCGAGCTGGATACGCTGCGCGACCTGTACGAGGCAATGGCCGACTCGCTCCCCTCCGCCGCACAGCCTCGCTCGCTCGCGGTCCACACCTGCGATGCCAAGCTCGTCGACGCGCTCCATCGCTATCTCGCGCTCGCGGGCGCGCGGACGGATGCAGCGGTGCTTGGTCCGCTCGTCTCGCGCGAGATCCACTACCGGCTCGCGACGGCGTCGTTTGGCGGCATGTTGCGCGACCTCATCCGCCATGACAGCCACGCCAGCGCGATCGCGCGCGCGATCGCACAGCTGCGGCGTGACTTTCGCTCGCCCGTCGAGATCCCCAGGCTCGCGCGCAGCGTCGGGATGAGCGCGTCTTCGTTTCACAAGCACTTCAAGGCGATCACGGCGTTGTCACCGCTCCAGTATCGAAAGGGCCTCCAGCTCCTCGAGGCCCGCCGTCTGTTGCGCGCAGGCACGATCTCGGTCTCCGCGGCGGCGTTCGACGTCGGCTACGAGAGCGCTGCACAGTTCAGCCGCGATTACGCGCGCAAGTTCGGCGTATCGCCGAAGCACGACCTCCCGGCAGGATTGCTGCCCCGGGGTGCTAGCCGGTGA
- a CDS encoding glutathione S-transferase family protein, translating into MLTVHHLGRSQSERIVWLCEELGLDYELKRYERRKDNRLAPPEYKALHPMGTAPIITDGQLVLGESGAIADYLIATHGEGRLAVQRGQPGFADYLYWFHFANGTLQPAVLRVWYLERVDASEKNPALQAAKDRFNLIFSTVEKRLGEAPYLAGPELTAADIMTVFSLTTMRLFKPYDLSPWPNILAYLQRIGARPAYRRAMQKADPDMTPLLGATP; encoded by the coding sequence ATGCTGACCGTGCATCACCTCGGGCGCTCCCAGTCGGAGCGGATTGTCTGGCTTTGCGAGGAGCTCGGGCTCGACTATGAGCTGAAACGGTACGAGCGCCGGAAGGACAACAGGCTGGCCCCGCCTGAATACAAGGCGCTGCACCCGATGGGGACGGCGCCGATCATCACCGACGGGCAACTGGTGCTCGGCGAATCCGGGGCGATCGCCGACTATCTGATCGCGACCCATGGGGAGGGACGGCTCGCCGTGCAGCGCGGCCAGCCTGGATTCGCCGACTATCTCTACTGGTTCCACTTCGCCAACGGGACCTTGCAGCCGGCCGTCTTGCGGGTGTGGTACCTGGAGCGCGTCGATGCGTCCGAGAAGAATCCGGCGCTGCAGGCGGCGAAGGATCGGTTCAACCTGATCTTCTCCACGGTGGAGAAGCGCCTGGGTGAGGCGCCTTATCTCGCCGGTCCGGAGCTGACGGCAGCGGACATCATGACGGTGTTCTCGCTGACCACCATGCGGCTGTTCAAGCCGTACGATCTCTCGCCGTGGCCGAACATCCTGGCTTATCTGCAGCGGATCGGCGCGCGCCCCGCGTATCGGCGCGCGATGCAGAAGGCGGATCCGGACATGACGCCGTTGCTCGGGGCCACTCCATGA
- a CDS encoding CHAP domain-containing protein has protein sequence MKTTSLYLAAIMIPGLAIALQSVGCSSAGDRPAEADAPDEERTGAAVGALEDCQPCPGAQACGTIMAWIDDQPAKSNGNQQCCGTPCDGVKGDTYGDHWQCVELAQRYFAKKFETADKWPVGAAREMCDHAVAGTRVHWKGDGYTPVHGDLIVLDGGAYGHVAVVNTVSGGTVDVVEQNSSVDGTNTYSISKARCFIHADKNTGGGGGGGGGGGGASCATLQNGYYCGNDRVNGDPNTLYQCSGGAIASSAPCPGGCQVMPSGTNDLCTPVPQRCPCHTAVNNACNYASMAERTACGVPSGGCTSDQDWIDGYYAQAAVCSSRPPAPARVGVFRDGVWLLDVNGEGYETSDRQVWWGAPGDIPVVGSWEGSGQAHLGVARVESNGMMYWHLDVNGNGPDGADRTLQFGLRGDIPVVGDWTGSGQSRVGVFRRGMWVLDTNGNGYDASDKVTWWGAPGDMPVVGSWDGSGRSYLGVARVESNDMLFWYLDMNGNGLDAADRMFPLGARGDIPVVGDWTGTGRTHVGVFRAGAWYLDVNGSGGVERTVWYGGAGYTPVTGAW, from the coding sequence ATGAAGACGACATCGCTGTATCTCGCGGCCATCATGATTCCCGGGCTGGCGATCGCCCTGCAGAGCGTCGGTTGTTCGAGCGCCGGAGACCGCCCCGCGGAGGCCGATGCGCCGGACGAGGAGCGCACGGGCGCCGCCGTGGGCGCTCTCGAGGACTGCCAGCCCTGCCCGGGCGCCCAGGCGTGCGGGACGATCATGGCGTGGATCGACGACCAGCCCGCCAAATCCAACGGCAACCAGCAATGTTGCGGGACCCCTTGCGACGGCGTGAAAGGCGACACCTACGGCGATCACTGGCAGTGCGTCGAGCTCGCGCAGCGTTATTTCGCCAAGAAATTCGAGACAGCAGACAAATGGCCCGTGGGGGCGGCCCGTGAGATGTGCGACCACGCCGTCGCGGGCACGCGCGTGCACTGGAAGGGCGACGGTTATACGCCGGTCCATGGGGACCTCATCGTTCTGGACGGCGGCGCTTACGGGCATGTCGCCGTCGTCAACACGGTCAGCGGTGGGACGGTGGACGTGGTGGAGCAAAACTCCTCTGTCGACGGGACGAACACCTATTCGATCAGCAAAGCGCGTTGCTTCATCCACGCCGACAAGAACACCGGTGGCGGTGGCGGTGGCGGTGGCGGTGGCGGCGGGGCGAGCTGCGCGACGCTTCAGAACGGGTATTACTGCGGCAACGACCGCGTGAACGGAGACCCGAACACGCTCTACCAATGCTCCGGCGGCGCCATCGCGAGCTCGGCGCCGTGCCCGGGCGGCTGCCAGGTGATGCCGTCCGGCACCAACGACCTGTGCACGCCGGTCCCGCAGCGCTGCCCGTGCCACACGGCCGTCAACAACGCGTGCAATTACGCGAGCATGGCCGAGCGCACCGCGTGCGGCGTCCCGAGCGGCGGCTGCACGTCGGACCAGGACTGGATCGACGGCTATTACGCGCAGGCCGCCGTGTGCTCGTCGCGCCCGCCGGCTCCGGCGCGGGTGGGGGTGTTCCGCGACGGCGTCTGGTTGCTCGACGTGAACGGTGAGGGATACGAGACCTCGGACCGGCAGGTCTGGTGGGGCGCGCCGGGGGACATCCCCGTCGTCGGGAGCTGGGAGGGATCGGGGCAAGCGCACCTCGGCGTCGCGCGCGTCGAGTCGAACGGCATGATGTACTGGCACCTCGACGTGAACGGCAACGGGCCCGACGGGGCCGACCGCACACTCCAGTTCGGGCTGCGCGGGGACATCCCGGTCGTGGGCGACTGGACCGGCAGCGGGCAGTCGCGCGTGGGCGTGTTCCGCCGCGGCATGTGGGTCCTCGACACCAACGGCAACGGGTACGACGCCTCGGACAAGGTGACGTGGTGGGGCGCGCCCGGGGACATGCCGGTCGTCGGGAGCTGGGACGGGAGCGGGCGGTCGTACCTCGGCGTCGCGCGCGTGGAGTCGAACGACATGCTGTTCTGGTACCTGGACATGAACGGCAACGGCCTCGACGCGGCCGACCGCATGTTCCCGCTCGGGGCGCGCGGCGACATCCCGGTCGTGGGCGACTGGACGGGCACCGGGCGCACCCACGTCGGCGTGTTCCGCGCCGGGGCCTGGTACCTCGACGTCAACGGCAGCGGCGGCGTCGAGCGGACGGTCTGGTACGGGGGCGCCGGGTACACACCCGTCACCGGCGCCTGGTGA
- a CDS encoding VOC family protein, with the protein MNLQFRMKFNHMSFPTVDVTTEAKFFEEHFGATIEFVDTATGNALLKHGGTDIVLEAMKDAVPWHRDFHFGFELETKREVDALHEELKRVGVKLETEVFNRVGRGSRFFGRTPGGVQFEINTREDMDSKWDANKK; encoded by the coding sequence ATGAATCTCCAGTTCAGGATGAAATTTAACCACATGAGCTTCCCCACCGTGGACGTCACGACGGAGGCGAAGTTCTTCGAGGAGCATTTCGGCGCGACGATCGAGTTCGTCGACACCGCCACCGGAAACGCTCTCCTGAAGCACGGGGGGACCGACATCGTACTGGAAGCCATGAAGGACGCGGTCCCTTGGCACAGGGACTTCCACTTCGGGTTCGAGCTCGAGACCAAGCGCGAAGTCGACGCTCTCCACGAGGAATTGAAGCGCGTTGGCGTGAAGCTCGAAACCGAAGTGTTCAACCGAGTGGGACGCGGCTCGCGTTTCTTCGGACGGACGCCGGGCGGCGTTCAGTTCGAGATCAACACGCGGGAAGACATGGATTCGAAATGGGACGCTAACAAGAAGTGA
- a CDS encoding AAA family ATPase, producing MATTTVTSPAARLHDRSPEPRGPALFVGRARELETIHRSFEEGARLISVLGPGGMGKTCLARQFARSTCVLPSGLLDLSSAASLDELLACVADGLGIELPRNAGEGEVCRRLAAALRALGPCLVILDNFERLVRFAADTVERWLAEAPEVSFLVTSREPLGLGEEVRLLLGPWSVEEGVAFFAARARALLAGGELADSDRAIVAQLVERVDGIPLALELAAARLPVLSPAEILDRVRRRFELLRCGRRDVPRRHATLHAALDWSWDLLDEGQRLAFLQCSVFSSRFSLEAAEAVLDLGDGQAPLDVLQSLVEKSLVVRASAPGEPARFTLFETMREYAAAKLADSPARARALARHAGYFAGFADACAADAWGERARASVEALAGELPNLLDVVRRAEGHPDEAARIAVALEPLLYTRGPFGRSLGLLDTVVHALDRVKDPALAAQTLVVRAAIRRVSGRVADAEEDLGRAAALLGARGTPALEARIFHLRGNLARDQLRVGDALELFTAAIARAREARDARTLAHALTDRATVRYDTLVEDPGAAEALAIAVAAKDLRMTATVSVNRALMPWVFGAVAEACAHVERALPTLREVADRELEGVARIVLGSGLACAGDLPRAEAELREAGRIAHTLGRHFFLPMALSFLGLILLWGPGRRGEARAALAEALSLGPAGGPAIIARVGLGTLAADDDDLAQAEAELELGRRELGTYPEPNVAFCVEVLEGLIALARARQRASAGDVTSAGELRRVVSRRVEAWLEPWAGPGRPARLRGDPRLGALGALLTGPIVLRALAEADAGHPRARGDVDPPAPPAGPAPPETPLPAADLTVGPGGRWFRAGAAEEVDLSTRQVFRRLLGALLEHHRAGHEDALTVETLIAAAWPGERISGSAARNRLHNAVATLRSLGLRALVVTDQGGYRLRRGANVVCAPDPDPHDGARQDRSPVAASGGAGAPRAPVTRRR from the coding sequence ATGGCCACGACGACCGTGACGTCGCCCGCCGCCCGGCTCCACGATCGCTCGCCCGAGCCGCGGGGCCCGGCGCTCTTCGTCGGGCGCGCCCGCGAGCTCGAGACGATCCATCGGTCCTTCGAGGAAGGAGCGCGGCTCATCAGCGTGCTCGGGCCCGGTGGGATGGGAAAGACCTGCCTTGCCCGGCAGTTCGCCAGGTCGACCTGCGTCCTTCCCTCCGGGCTCCTCGACCTGTCGAGCGCTGCCTCGCTCGACGAGCTCCTGGCCTGCGTCGCGGATGGGCTCGGGATCGAGCTCCCGCGGAACGCCGGCGAGGGCGAGGTGTGCCGACGCCTCGCGGCGGCGCTGCGTGCGCTCGGCCCCTGCCTCGTGATCCTCGACAACTTCGAGCGGCTCGTGCGGTTCGCCGCGGACACGGTCGAGCGCTGGCTCGCCGAGGCGCCGGAGGTGAGCTTCCTGGTCACGTCGCGCGAGCCGCTCGGGCTCGGCGAGGAGGTCCGCCTCCTCCTCGGTCCGTGGAGCGTGGAGGAGGGCGTCGCGTTCTTCGCCGCGCGCGCGCGTGCGCTGCTCGCGGGAGGAGAGCTCGCCGACAGCGACCGCGCGATCGTCGCGCAGCTCGTCGAGCGGGTCGACGGCATTCCCCTGGCCCTGGAGCTCGCCGCGGCCCGCCTCCCGGTCCTGAGCCCGGCGGAGATCCTGGACCGCGTACGCCGCCGCTTCGAGCTCCTGCGCTGCGGGCGGCGGGACGTGCCCCGGCGGCACGCGACGCTCCACGCGGCGCTCGACTGGTCGTGGGACCTGCTCGACGAGGGCCAGCGGCTCGCCTTCCTCCAGTGCTCGGTCTTCTCCTCGCGCTTCTCGCTCGAGGCAGCGGAGGCCGTCCTCGACCTCGGCGACGGGCAGGCCCCGCTCGACGTCCTCCAGTCGCTGGTCGAGAAGTCGCTCGTGGTGCGGGCGAGCGCTCCGGGCGAGCCAGCCCGCTTCACCCTGTTCGAGACCATGCGCGAGTACGCGGCCGCGAAGCTCGCCGACTCGCCGGCGCGCGCGCGCGCCCTGGCCCGCCACGCCGGCTACTTCGCGGGGTTCGCCGACGCCTGCGCCGCGGATGCGTGGGGCGAGCGGGCCCGCGCGAGCGTCGAGGCGCTCGCCGGCGAGCTCCCGAACCTGCTCGACGTGGTCCGCCGCGCCGAAGGCCACCCGGACGAGGCCGCGCGCATCGCCGTTGCGCTCGAGCCGCTGCTCTACACGCGAGGCCCCTTCGGGCGATCGTTGGGGCTCCTGGACACCGTCGTCCACGCGCTCGACCGCGTGAAGGACCCCGCCCTCGCGGCGCAAACGCTCGTGGTGAGGGCCGCCATCCGCCGGGTGTCGGGCCGCGTCGCCGACGCCGAGGAGGACCTCGGGCGCGCCGCGGCCCTGCTCGGCGCGCGCGGCACGCCCGCGCTGGAAGCGCGCATCTTCCACCTGCGCGGGAACCTCGCGCGCGACCAGCTGAGGGTCGGAGACGCGCTCGAGCTGTTCACCGCCGCGATCGCCCGGGCGCGCGAGGCGCGCGACGCCCGCACCCTCGCGCACGCGCTCACCGACCGGGCCACCGTCCGGTACGACACCCTCGTCGAGGACCCGGGCGCGGCCGAGGCGCTGGCCATCGCCGTCGCCGCAAAGGACCTCCGCATGACCGCGACGGTCTCGGTCAATCGCGCGCTCATGCCTTGGGTATTCGGCGCCGTCGCCGAGGCGTGCGCCCACGTCGAGCGCGCGCTGCCGACGCTGCGGGAGGTCGCCGACCGCGAGCTCGAGGGCGTGGCGCGGATCGTCCTCGGCAGCGGCCTCGCGTGCGCCGGCGACCTTCCGCGCGCCGAGGCCGAGCTCAGGGAGGCCGGGCGCATCGCGCACACGCTCGGGCGCCACTTCTTCCTCCCGATGGCGCTCTCGTTCCTGGGGCTCATCCTGCTCTGGGGCCCGGGGCGGCGGGGCGAGGCGCGCGCCGCCCTCGCGGAGGCGCTGTCGCTCGGCCCCGCGGGCGGGCCGGCGATCATCGCGCGGGTGGGGCTCGGCACCCTCGCCGCGGACGACGACGATCTCGCGCAGGCCGAGGCCGAGCTCGAGCTCGGGCGCCGCGAGCTCGGGACGTACCCGGAGCCGAATGTGGCCTTCTGCGTCGAGGTCCTGGAAGGGCTCATCGCGCTCGCGCGGGCGCGGCAGCGCGCGTCGGCCGGTGATGTGACGTCCGCGGGCGAGCTCCGTCGCGTGGTGTCCCGCCGGGTCGAAGCCTGGCTGGAGCCCTGGGCGGGCCCCGGCCGCCCCGCGAGGCTCCGTGGCGATCCGCGCCTCGGCGCCCTCGGCGCGCTCCTCACCGGGCCGATCGTGCTCCGCGCGCTCGCCGAGGCCGACGCGGGGCACCCGCGGGCGCGCGGGGACGTGGATCCTCCGGCGCCGCCGGCCGGGCCCGCGCCGCCGGAGACGCCGCTGCCCGCCGCGGACCTGACGGTCGGACCGGGAGGGCGGTGGTTCCGGGCGGGGGCGGCGGAGGAAGTCGACCTGTCCACGCGGCAGGTGTTCCGCCGCCTGCTGGGCGCGCTGCTCGAGCACCATCGCGCGGGGCACGAGGACGCGCTGACCGTCGAGACGCTCATCGCGGCCGCCTGGCCGGGGGAGCGGATCTCCGGGAGCGCGGCGAGGAACCGGCTGCACAACGCCGTCGCCACGCTCCGGAGCCTCGGACTCAGGGCCCTCGTGGTCACCGATCAAGGTGGGTATCGGCTGCGGCGCGGGGCGAACGTCGTCTGCGCGCCCGACCCGGATCCACACGACGGCGCGCGCCAGGATCGCTCCCCGGTCGCGGCGAGCGGCGGCGCCGGGGCGCCGCGTGCTCCCGTCACCAGGCGCCGGTGA
- a CDS encoding SDR family oxidoreductase, translated as MQDKRVALITGANQGIGLQIAKELAAKNFTVLVGSRDLARGVESAKTIDGDARALQLDVTDRASIAAAAKRIREELGRLDVLVNNAAISHSGRRPGTTVEEYARSTLASNVSLDELRAVFETNVFGVVAVFQAMLPLLREAPAARIVNVSSGAGSLTMNADPSFPWRSIFGPLYPASKTALNAMTLAMAIELESTGIKVNAASPGFTKTNLNNYTGTETVEEGAREAVRLALLGPDGPTGTFSHATLGRLPW; from the coding sequence ATGCAAGACAAGCGCGTCGCCTTGATCACGGGGGCCAATCAGGGGATCGGCCTGCAGATCGCAAAGGAGCTCGCCGCGAAGAACTTCACCGTCCTTGTCGGCTCGCGCGACCTCGCGCGCGGAGTGGAGTCGGCCAAGACGATCGACGGAGACGCCCGCGCGCTCCAGCTCGACGTGACGGATCGGGCCTCGATCGCCGCTGCGGCGAAGCGCATCCGCGAGGAGCTTGGCCGCCTCGACGTGCTCGTCAACAACGCGGCCATCTCGCACTCGGGACGGCGGCCGGGCACGACCGTCGAGGAGTACGCCAGGTCGACCCTCGCGAGCAACGTGTCCCTCGATGAGCTGCGCGCGGTGTTCGAGACCAACGTGTTCGGCGTCGTCGCTGTCTTCCAGGCCATGCTGCCGCTCCTGCGCGAAGCGCCGGCAGCCCGCATCGTCAACGTGTCGAGCGGAGCTGGCTCGCTGACGATGAACGCGGACCCGAGCTTCCCCTGGCGCTCGATCTTCGGTCCCCTCTACCCCGCGTCCAAGACGGCTCTCAACGCGATGACGCTCGCCATGGCGATCGAGCTGGAGTCGACCGGGATCAAGGTCAACGCCGCCTCTCCGGGCTTCACCAAGACGAACCTCAACAACTATACGGGCACGGAGACCGTCGAGGAGGGCGCCCGCGAGGCGGTCCGCCTTGCGCTGCTCGGCCCGGACGGCCCGACGGGTACGTTCTCGCACGCAACCCTCGGACGGCTCCCGTGGTGA
- a CDS encoding recombinase family protein, with product MNAGSAERRDGGPVTSSKITPRHLDRLAIVYVRQSHAIQLIKNPESTRVQYSLTEHAVGLGWSRERVLVIDEDQAHTATTSEGRLGFQRLVAEVGLGHVGIIVGFQMSRLARSCSDWYQLIDACALFGTLLGDFDGIYDPAIYNDRLLLGLKGTISEAELYLIKQRMHSAKLAKAQRGELGMLRPIGYVTRASGEVVKDPDEQARHVIELLFEQFQRRGTIQGVLCYLLEHDLKLPVRIMSGPDKGELRWSRPSRSTLQQVFINPAYAGAYVYGRRSKEPRAKLPGHPATRRRDAQAWAVCLRDKIPAYISWEQYEQNQRQLELNDNATRGVPREGATLLAGLVLCGRCGHRMQVSYNGGYARYACVYDARHFATPLCQSLAARPVDEVVEALVLRALAPSALELSLAVASDLEQERAREEKLWQQRLERAHYDVERARRQYDAVEPENRLVARTLERALEERLGAEQKLREQYHRVCATRPVTLTDAERSAIRALATELPKLWNSPTTTNEQRKDVVRQLLDEARVTVEGESERVELTLRWAGGHETTTTLTRPVAKLSQLSYHDDLTRRAAQLQRDGESLQQIADSLNAEGWRPAKQCETFSRSMVRGLLPSHGTTPPQRSIMERVKLKTNEWTMQALAARLHMPRVTLHCWRKRGWIRARWVPIPRPVGAWIIWADDEELERLAARRRPSRKRWPRRPQAA from the coding sequence ATGAACGCCGGCAGCGCTGAGCGGCGCGACGGGGGCCCCGTTACCTCGTCCAAGATCACACCGCGCCATCTCGATCGGCTCGCGATTGTGTACGTCCGGCAGTCGCACGCCATCCAGCTCATCAAGAACCCGGAGTCGACGCGCGTGCAATACAGCCTCACCGAGCACGCGGTGGGTCTTGGCTGGTCGCGCGAGCGCGTGCTCGTCATCGACGAGGACCAGGCGCATACGGCGACGACCTCCGAGGGGCGTCTCGGCTTTCAGCGCCTGGTCGCCGAAGTCGGTCTGGGTCACGTCGGTATCATCGTCGGCTTCCAGATGTCGCGCCTGGCGCGCAGTTGCAGCGATTGGTACCAGCTGATCGATGCCTGCGCGCTCTTCGGGACGCTGCTGGGCGACTTCGACGGCATCTACGACCCGGCCATCTACAACGACCGGCTCCTACTCGGGCTCAAGGGCACGATCAGCGAGGCCGAACTCTACCTCATCAAGCAGCGAATGCATTCTGCCAAGCTCGCCAAGGCTCAGCGCGGTGAGCTCGGGATGCTCCGGCCGATCGGCTACGTCACCCGCGCTTCAGGCGAGGTCGTCAAGGATCCCGACGAGCAGGCACGCCACGTCATCGAGCTGCTCTTCGAGCAATTCCAGCGCCGCGGCACCATCCAAGGCGTGCTCTGCTACCTGCTCGAGCACGACCTGAAGCTGCCAGTCCGGATCATGTCGGGTCCGGACAAAGGAGAGCTCCGCTGGTCTCGTCCTAGCCGCAGCACGTTGCAGCAGGTGTTCATCAACCCGGCTTATGCGGGTGCCTACGTCTATGGGCGGCGCTCGAAGGAGCCGCGCGCCAAGCTGCCGGGTCACCCCGCAACCCGGCGCAGGGACGCACAGGCGTGGGCCGTATGTCTGCGCGACAAGATCCCGGCCTATATCTCGTGGGAGCAATACGAGCAGAACCAGCGCCAGCTGGAGCTCAACGACAACGCCACGCGCGGCGTCCCGCGCGAGGGGGCGACGCTTCTGGCTGGTCTCGTGCTCTGCGGTCGCTGTGGTCACCGCATGCAGGTGTCCTACAATGGCGGCTACGCGCGGTACGCCTGCGTGTATGACGCAAGGCACTTTGCAACGCCCCTGTGCCAGTCGCTCGCAGCGCGTCCAGTCGATGAGGTCGTCGAGGCGCTGGTGCTCCGCGCCCTCGCGCCCTCGGCGCTGGAGCTGAGCTTGGCGGTGGCGTCGGATCTGGAGCAGGAGCGCGCCCGCGAAGAGAAGCTGTGGCAGCAGCGGCTAGAGCGCGCTCACTACGACGTCGAACGCGCGCGCCGCCAGTACGACGCAGTCGAGCCCGAGAACCGCCTCGTCGCGCGCACGCTCGAACGAGCGCTCGAGGAGCGACTCGGCGCCGAGCAGAAGCTGAGGGAACAGTACCATCGCGTCTGCGCGACGCGCCCCGTCACGCTGACCGACGCGGAGCGCTCGGCGATCCGCGCACTGGCGACGGAGCTGCCGAAGCTCTGGAACAGCCCCACGACGACCAACGAGCAACGCAAGGACGTGGTCCGCCAGCTCCTGGACGAGGCGCGTGTGACCGTCGAAGGCGAAAGTGAGCGAGTCGAGCTGACCTTGCGCTGGGCGGGTGGCCATGAGACCACAACGACGCTGACGCGACCCGTCGCCAAGTTGTCGCAGCTGAGCTATCATGACGACCTGACGCGACGTGCAGCGCAGTTGCAGCGCGATGGGGAGTCGCTACAGCAGATCGCCGACTCGCTCAACGCGGAGGGGTGGCGCCCCGCGAAGCAGTGCGAGACCTTCAGCAGGAGCATGGTCAGGGGCCTGCTCCCGTCGCACGGCACGACGCCTCCCCAGCGATCGATCATGGAGAGGGTCAAGCTGAAGACGAACGAGTGGACGATGCAAGCGCTCGCCGCTCGGCTTCACATGCCGCGCGTGACCCTGCACTGCTGGCGCAAGCGCGGCTGGATTCGGGCACGCTGGGTGCCGATTCCTCGTCCGGTAGGGGCATGGATCATCTGGGCCGACGACGAGGAACTCGAGCGGCTGGCAGCGCGGCGCAGGCCATCGCGCAAGCGCTGGCCGCGGCGGCCGCAGGCTGCCTGA
- a CDS encoding serine hydrolase: protein MRPVARSAPPGPRSFDPGPSHHDARGPTLSICCATLLRAAIRLLLPTRSRCDPASFTYAPSRARLVGWMVRSTTGLARLRAGLPKDWVVGDKTGTGENGAANDVAVAWPPSRAPIVIASFIKAPSASADARNAAHAEVGRIVTEAFG from the coding sequence ATGCGCCCCGTAGCGCGCTCGGCGCCGCCCGGACCACGCTCTTTCGACCCAGGACCGAGCCATCACGACGCTCGCGGTCCCACCCTTTCAATTTGCTGCGCTACACTTCTTCGCGCTGCGATCCGGCTTCTTTTACCTACGCGCTCGCGCTGCGATCCGGCTTCTTTTACCTACGCGCCTTCGCGCGCGCGCCTCGTGGGGTGGATGGTCCGGTCGACCACCGGCCTCGCCCGTCTCCGGGCGGGCCTGCCGAAAGACTGGGTCGTCGGCGACAAGACCGGGACGGGCGAGAACGGCGCCGCGAACGACGTCGCCGTCGCATGGCCTCCGTCGCGCGCGCCGATCGTCATCGCGAGCTTCATCAAGGCGCCGTCGGCGAGCGCCGACGCGCGGAACGCCGCGCACGCCGAGGTCGGCCGGATCGTCACCGAGGCCTTCGGCTGA
- a CDS encoding aldo/keto reductase: MTHLDATMSRSPLRSTPLGKTGPSVFPVGLGCMAMSGAYGPAEDAESVATIRHAIERGITLIDTGDFYGNGHNELLIRRAIEGVRDKVQLSVKFGAMRGPDGAALGIDTRPAAVKNFASYSLHRLGVEVIDVYRPARLDPQVPIEDTVGAIADLIKAGFVRHIGLSEVGVETIRRASEVHPIVDLQIEYAIATRGPEASIFPVLAELGMSATLYGVFSRGLLTGSKPSGKGDFRQHMPRFAGEQGAKNASVVEKLHAFAGERGMTPAQVALAWVLAKQPTLVPIVGARTRAQLDDALVALDKPLSAGDVAALESIVPAGAIGGTRYPAQHMKVLDSER; encoded by the coding sequence ATGACCCACCTCGACGCCACGATGAGCCGCTCCCCGCTCCGATCGACTCCGCTGGGCAAGACCGGGCCCAGCGTCTTTCCCGTCGGCCTCGGCTGCATGGCGATGTCCGGCGCCTACGGCCCGGCCGAGGACGCCGAGAGCGTGGCGACGATCCGCCACGCCATCGAGCGAGGGATCACCCTGATCGACACCGGAGACTTCTACGGCAACGGGCACAACGAGCTCCTCATCCGGCGCGCGATCGAGGGGGTGCGCGACAAGGTCCAGCTGTCGGTGAAGTTCGGCGCGATGCGCGGCCCGGACGGCGCCGCGCTGGGCATCGACACCCGCCCGGCGGCCGTGAAGAACTTCGCGTCGTACAGCCTGCATCGGCTGGGCGTGGAGGTCATCGATGTGTACCGCCCCGCGCGTCTCGACCCGCAGGTGCCCATCGAGGACACCGTCGGGGCCATCGCCGACCTCATCAAGGCCGGCTTCGTCCGGCATATCGGGCTGTCCGAGGTGGGGGTCGAGACGATCCGGCGCGCGAGCGAGGTGCACCCGATCGTGGACCTGCAGATCGAGTACGCGATCGCGACGCGCGGGCCCGAGGCGTCCATCTTTCCTGTCCTCGCGGAGCTCGGGATGAGCGCGACGCTCTACGGGGTCTTTTCGCGGGGGCTGCTCACCGGCAGCAAGCCCTCGGGAAAGGGGGACTTCCGGCAGCACATGCCACGCTTCGCAGGCGAACAGGGCGCAAAGAACGCGAGCGTCGTCGAGAAGCTCCACGCCTTCGCCGGCGAGCGAGGGATGACGCCGGCTCAGGTCGCGCTCGCGTGGGTGCTGGCGAAGCAGCCCACGCTGGTGCCGATCGTCGGGGCCCGCACGCGAGCCCAGCTCGACGACGCCCTCGTGGCCCTCGACAAGCCGCTGTCGGCGGGCGACGTCGCGGCGCTCGAGAGCATCGTGCCAGCGGGCGCGATCGGCGGCACGCGCTACCCCGCCCAGCACATGAAGGTTCTCGACAGCGAGCGGTAG